A single region of the Equus przewalskii isolate Varuska chromosome 26, EquPr2, whole genome shotgun sequence genome encodes:
- the LOC103552469 gene encoding bile acid-CoA:amino acid N-acyltransferase isoform X1, with protein sequence MERPRGSFPGLEEIFTMNISMRKTSLQFKQQVLLKALLKNHPRCHTVTMIQLTATPASALVDEPVHIRATGLTPFQIVLLQASLEDEMGNMFHSQAYYRANEVGEVDLEHASSLGGDYVGVHPMGLFWSLKPEKILTRLLKRDVMNSPFRVQLKLYNSNVILINKATADPIVSLTLERWYVAPGVTRIQVREGRLRGALFLPPGEGRFPGVIDLFGSIGGLIEFRASLLASHGFAALALAYCDYEDLPCPLEKVDLEYFEEAANFLLRHPKVFGPGIGVVSICKGAEIGLSMAIHLKQVRATVLINGPNFIFDAPQVYRGQIYQPLPHSPQLLSISALGLFEFRHIFEEARVEANQTSFLPIEKAQGHFLFIVGEEDKNINSKAHAEQATEQLRRNGKNNWTLLSYPGAGHLIYPPYSPLCCASKLSNFHFLIHWGGEVIPHAAAQEHSWKEIQKFLRKHLIPVVTSQL encoded by the exons ATGGAAAGACCCAGAGGTAGCTTTCCAGGCTTAGAGGAAATCTTTACCATGAACATCTCAATGAGGAAAACTTCACTACAATTCAAACAGCAG GTTTTGCTGAAGGCATTACTGAAGAATCATCCAAGGTGCCATACTGTAACAATGATTCAGCTGACAGCTACCCCTGCAAGTGCCCTTGTCGATGAGCCAGTGCATATCCGAGCTACAGGCCTGACTCCCTTTCAGATAGTGCTTCTTCAGGCATCACTAGAAGATGAAATGGGAAACATGTTTCATTCCCAAGCCTACTATAGGGCCAATGAAGTTGGCGAGGTGGACCTGGAGCATGCTTCTTCACTTGGAGGTGACTACGTAGGAGTCCACCCGATGGGTCTCTTCTGGTCCCTGAAACCTGAAAAGATATTAACTAGACTGTTGAAAAGAGATGTGATGAATAGCCCCTTCCGGGTTCAATTAAAACTGTATAATTCAAATGTAATCTTAATCAACAAGGCCACCGCTGATCCAATCGTCAGCCTGACTTTGGAGAGATGGTACGTAGCACCTGGTGTCACGCGAATCCAAGTCCGAGAAGGCCGCCTTCGGGGAGCACTCTTTCTCCCTCCAG GAGAGGGCCGTTTCCCAGGAGTAATTGATTTGTTTGGGAGCATAGGAGGACTGATTGAATTCCGGGCCAGTCTCCTGGCCAGTCACGGCTTTGCTGCCCTGGCCTTGGCTTACTGTGACTATGAAGATCTGCCTTGCCCACTAGAGAAAGTAGATCTGGAATATTTTGAGGAAGCTGCCAACTTTCTCCTGAGACATCCTAAG gTCTTTGGTCCAGGTATTGGGGTGGTCTCCATATGCAAAGGAGCAGAGATTGGACTCTCCATGGCTATTCACCTAAAACAAGTCAGAGCCACCGTGCTTATTAATGGGCCCAACTTCATTTTTGATGCTCCACAGGTGTATCGTGGTCAGATATATCAGCCTTTGCCCCACTCTCCACAGTTACTATCCATCAGTGCCTTAGGGCTATTCGAGTTTCGGCACATTTTTGAGGAAGCTAGAGTTGAAGCCAATCAGACTTCTTTTCTCCCCATTGAAAAAGCCCAGGGACATTTCCTCTTTATTGTGGGAGAAGAAGATAAGAACATCAACAGTAAAGCACATGCTGAGCAAGCCACAGAACAGCTGAGAAGAAATGGGAAGAACAATTGGACCCTGCTATCTTACCCTGGGGCTGGCCACCTGATATACCCTCCCTATTCCCCACTGTGCTGTGCCTCGAAGCTCTCCAACTTCCACTTCCTCATACACTGGGGAGGAGAGGTGATCCCACATGCAGCTGCACAGGAACATTCTTGGAAGGAGATCCAGAAGTTTCTCAGGAAGCACCTCATTCCAGTTGTGACCAGTCAACTCTGA
- the LOC103552469 gene encoding bile acid-CoA:amino acid N-acyltransferase isoform X2, whose amino-acid sequence MIQLTATPASALVDEPVHIRATGLTPFQIVLLQASLEDEMGNMFHSQAYYRANEVGEVDLEHASSLGGDYVGVHPMGLFWSLKPEKILTRLLKRDVMNSPFRVQLKLYNSNVILINKATADPIVSLTLERWYVAPGVTRIQVREGRLRGALFLPPGEGRFPGVIDLFGSIGGLIEFRASLLASHGFAALALAYCDYEDLPCPLEKVDLEYFEEAANFLLRHPKVFGPGIGVVSICKGAEIGLSMAIHLKQVRATVLINGPNFIFDAPQVYRGQIYQPLPHSPQLLSISALGLFEFRHIFEEARVEANQTSFLPIEKAQGHFLFIVGEEDKNINSKAHAEQATEQLRRNGKNNWTLLSYPGAGHLIYPPYSPLCCASKLSNFHFLIHWGGEVIPHAAAQEHSWKEIQKFLRKHLIPVVTSQL is encoded by the exons ATGATTCAGCTGACAGCTACCCCTGCAAGTGCCCTTGTCGATGAGCCAGTGCATATCCGAGCTACAGGCCTGACTCCCTTTCAGATAGTGCTTCTTCAGGCATCACTAGAAGATGAAATGGGAAACATGTTTCATTCCCAAGCCTACTATAGGGCCAATGAAGTTGGCGAGGTGGACCTGGAGCATGCTTCTTCACTTGGAGGTGACTACGTAGGAGTCCACCCGATGGGTCTCTTCTGGTCCCTGAAACCTGAAAAGATATTAACTAGACTGTTGAAAAGAGATGTGATGAATAGCCCCTTCCGGGTTCAATTAAAACTGTATAATTCAAATGTAATCTTAATCAACAAGGCCACCGCTGATCCAATCGTCAGCCTGACTTTGGAGAGATGGTACGTAGCACCTGGTGTCACGCGAATCCAAGTCCGAGAAGGCCGCCTTCGGGGAGCACTCTTTCTCCCTCCAG GAGAGGGCCGTTTCCCAGGAGTAATTGATTTGTTTGGGAGCATAGGAGGACTGATTGAATTCCGGGCCAGTCTCCTGGCCAGTCACGGCTTTGCTGCCCTGGCCTTGGCTTACTGTGACTATGAAGATCTGCCTTGCCCACTAGAGAAAGTAGATCTGGAATATTTTGAGGAAGCTGCCAACTTTCTCCTGAGACATCCTAAG gTCTTTGGTCCAGGTATTGGGGTGGTCTCCATATGCAAAGGAGCAGAGATTGGACTCTCCATGGCTATTCACCTAAAACAAGTCAGAGCCACCGTGCTTATTAATGGGCCCAACTTCATTTTTGATGCTCCACAGGTGTATCGTGGTCAGATATATCAGCCTTTGCCCCACTCTCCACAGTTACTATCCATCAGTGCCTTAGGGCTATTCGAGTTTCGGCACATTTTTGAGGAAGCTAGAGTTGAAGCCAATCAGACTTCTTTTCTCCCCATTGAAAAAGCCCAGGGACATTTCCTCTTTATTGTGGGAGAAGAAGATAAGAACATCAACAGTAAAGCACATGCTGAGCAAGCCACAGAACAGCTGAGAAGAAATGGGAAGAACAATTGGACCCTGCTATCTTACCCTGGGGCTGGCCACCTGATATACCCTCCCTATTCCCCACTGTGCTGTGCCTCGAAGCTCTCCAACTTCCACTTCCTCATACACTGGGGAGGAGAGGTGATCCCACATGCAGCTGCACAGGAACATTCTTGGAAGGAGATCCAGAAGTTTCTCAGGAAGCACCTCATTCCAGTTGTGACCAGTCAACTCTGA